Sequence from the Gallus gallus isolate bGalGal1 chromosome 12, bGalGal1.mat.broiler.GRCg7b, whole genome shotgun sequence genome:
aaggcaaactGTGACACTCAATTCTCTCATGTCACTTGGTTCAAAGTGTTGACAGCCATTGTCAATTTCTATCTGCCCTCTATCATAATGTTATGGCTCTACTGTAAAATATTCAGAGCTGTTCGAAAACACTGCCAGCAGCGAGAAGTCGTCACTGGATCATACTGctctttctctgaaaacaaaaatgtaattcatGGTAAGACAAAGGacaagcaaaatatttgccTCCAAAAGCAAATCTTACATGAAAACACATCTCATAAAGACAAGCAAATGTCCTCTGAGCACAAAAGTACGGCAGCAAAATATCATTTCAGTAATTCTGACAAGTCTTCAAAGGCTTTTGTTAGCAGCAGTAACAGCAAAGCCTTTCAATGTAGTTGCTTGCCTCTCACCACTGCCCAGTCTGAGCCAGATCtggagaaagcaggaaagaagtgtgtgtgtgtaaaaaaggacaataaaaatgaagaggacCCTCACTCACAGGACAGTGACTTAAGTGCTACATCAGACAGTGATACTTTCACAGAGAACGTACCTTCTGGAGAGCAATCCAATCCTAATCCTGATAGAGCCTGCAGTcctcaggaaaataaagagaacagGGATTTCAGAGGACTGAGTTACCTGAGGAAAACCTGGCAAACCCTGCATACTCATTCCAAAAGTCGTCTTCGAAGACAGCATGTGAGCAGGGAGTGGAAAGCAGCTAAGCAGTTAGGGGTCATAATGGCAGCCTTTATGCTGTGCTGGATTCCCTATTTTGTGTTATACATGGTAACTGTTTTCCAACACCGTGAACAATTTTACACATTACATATGTTCACTATATGGCTTGGCTATGTGAATTCCACCTTAAATCCATTCCTGTATCCTCTTTGTAATGAGAATTTCAAGAAGACATTCAAAAAGATCCTTCACATTCAGTAATATCAGActggctttttttctgagctAAAAAGCAGCACGTAAAATCAATCAAATGAAATGTTCCAATTTCAAAGGCAAATATGGATAAATTAGAAGGCTTTGGAAAACTACGTTATAAACTTGTGGTTAGTAAAAGTGGGATATATGCATGTAACAGCTTCAACATGTTTGAAGAACTAATTCTTATCAGGAATCTGAAAAGCTCAGTAGCCAGTCTCAGAACTGTTACActattgtaaatattttacgATTTGAGATTCTCTCTTTCATCATATAGAACAAAACTGAATGTACGAAAAGAGATAATCAGGGATTATAAGTTATTCAGCTacagaaaaggcagaaagagaatACTTTTCTGTGACCggtcaaatatttcttttctcctttaactTACTGCTTTAAGCAGGGAACACACTGCTAGGGGAGAGAGATCTTCTGCAGAAAGAGGTACTTTGCATAGTTAAAAAAGAAGCTTCTACTGAAAAAAGCTACCCCGTTTATTTATAGCTTTCTCCAAACCATACACTTCTTTGAAAGTCATATTTTAACCACAGTATCTAGTTAATATAATGTTTGCTTCATTTATACCAGTACATTCTAACTTCACTGAAAAAAGTAGTATTATTATGTCCTACACATCTTGCTAAGACATTCTGAACTCAAGATAGTATCAAGAAGCGTAAGCTGTTGTCTCCGAACTTAGAGAGTGTAGCTGATTATGGcctatatgtatttttattctttctatgACTTGGCAAATAGCCTACGCATGCAGCAGCAATGCTAATGCTTATCTTTATGACAGGCAAACTCTTCTCGCTACAGTGAGACAATGTCCTAAGCAATAACTCAAGCTTgcaaaataggaaataaaatacatgaagtATTTTTACATTTCCTGTCCCTTACTTACATAAGTCGTGCTGTAAACAccattaaatattttagaagaaacagaatgatAGAATACTTAAGGTTGGAAGGGGTATCTAGAAGCCACTTAAATACAGCTGTGCTTTTACAGTATTCTCAGGGCCTTATCCAGAATTTCAACAATATACATATGTTAAAAGGGCTTCCTTTGAAAAAGCTAAAAGGCAGCTTTGACAGAGAGGTTTGCAGGTAAGTTTCACCCTAGCAGCTCAAGTCATTCCCTTGTTAAACCATCCATTTAACTGTTTCTAAGTATGAACAGTGCAGTGAGATAAACCTTACTTACCaatcaaaggaagaaaacatagtTCCTTAGCAAAAGAGTGCATAGTCACCTACATTACATGAGCCAACTTATTAGGAAGCTGATGATTTAACAGAACAGTTACAGCATAAACCAAACTCTGCAGATTGGGAAGGAAGATGGAGAATTGAGGCCAAGGAAATCTCTGGTCCTGTATGATCCAAATATGTCAAGACTGTACATCTGTGGTACACAagtaaaacattcatttctatACTGTGATGGAACTaagcaaaagaaacattttgagcGAACACTAAATCTGACCTCTGGGGCAGAATTACTATGGGACTACCGTTACACTGTCAGTTTTAAGAAGACCAGAACCAGATAACTTCGCCTCCTGCAGcgggcctgctttgcaggggggctggactcgatgatctcttgaggtcccttccagcccctacaactctatgattctgagaCTCTGTGACACCTTCAGCAGCAGATGTCATATTTGTATATAATGGTGAATTGCATTTAATGGTGAATTTTCCACACATTTCAGGAAGGGTGACTAGAGAGGCATCCTGAAAGTTCAGTGTCAAAAGAATATATTATCACTGTCATTTTGCTATGCTTATGAATTTACCACTTTTAGAATGTTTGCTTGCTTCTGAAATAGCTGTTAGTTAGCTTAACAACAAAGGTCTGACGGAACTGGAGCTGTTTTAACAGTGCTCTCATGAGTTTGGTGCAAAAAGTTAAATGGATGTTCTGTGTATTATCTTTATTAtatcagaagacaaaaattgTAACAGTTGCAGGAGTAATTCTCAATTCTATGTTCTTACTGATCTTGAGCTACTTAGAGTCTTTCTGTGCCACACATGCCTATTTTGTAAGTGAGCATGACGAGACTTAGAAGAACAATTAAACACTTAAGACATTTGCATCATGCTTATAATTTTTTGAT
This genomic interval carries:
- the HRH1 gene encoding histamine H1 receptor, producing the protein MSKNTTENSNYTHSALLGFLLASISLITVVMNILVLCAVKTEKKLQTVGNLYIVSLSIADLIVGAAVMPLNIVYLLNRVWTLGLTACLFWLSMDYVASTASIFSLFILCLDRYRSVQQPLKYLQYRTKMRASLVILGAWLLSSLWVIPILWWHDSANDEKRKGKANCDTQFSHVTWFKVLTAIVNFYLPSIIMLWLYCKIFRAVRKHCQQREVVTGSYCSFSENKNVIHGKTKDKQNICLQKQILHENTSHKDKQMSSEHKSTAAKYHFSNSDKSSKAFVSSSNSKAFQCSCLPLTTAQSEPDLEKAGKKCVCVKKDNKNEEDPHSQDSDLSATSDSDTFTENVPSGEQSNPNPDRACSPQENKENRDFRGLSYLRKTWQTLHTHSKSRLRRQHVSREWKAAKQLGVIMAAFMLCWIPYFVLYMVTVFQHREQFYTLHMFTIWLGYVNSTLNPFLYPLCNENFKKTFKKILHIQ